GCTAAACTGCACATTcatgttttattcacttttctgCAAATGATTCCACttcataatttgaaaagattaaaaaggcagattcctgggcccatCCCCCAAAGATGCTGCTTCAGGAGAGTGAGGGTTTTAGGATATTTCCCAAGAGAGTCTACCACGGGACCAGCCTTAGTCGCCTCCACGGCAGTTTCAGGCTCTGAGGTCTGGATCTTTGTACCTTCTGGAAATGCAGCTGATCCACAGGCTTTCTCTGGGTGGCTGCGCCCCCTGGTGGCTATGAGGGCCTGCACAGGAGGCAGCAGCGGCCCCCCAGGGGGATTTCTGCCTACCCCGAATCCCCCTGCTACCGTGGTGGAATCCCCTGACAGCTGGAGTCTCAGTTTTGTCATTTACAAAATGGGGACATCAGGGTCCAGCCTCCTCGACCGCCCCGAGGCATCAGTGAGAGCACACACTAGGTGCCCAATGAATGCTACATCCAGACTCCTCCCCTTCAGCACAGTCTACAAAGCCCAGTGAGGTCTGGCTCCCCTGTAACCTCCTCGCTCACtaccctccagccacactggcctgtTTCTTGCACACACTAGGCTTATTCTGGCCGCaggacctttgcatttgctgtgcCTTCTGCCAGGAACTCTGCTCCCATATTGTCTCAAGGATGGCTTCTAATTCCTTTAGGTCTTGCCTCAAACATCACCTTCCTAGAGAGgcaggcctgcctgcctgccttccttccttttcttccttcctttctttcttttaagatttagtgaactttatttttttttttttatactttatttctttattttgagagagagcgagcaaggaggggcaaaaagagagacatagagaatctcaagcaggctctatgctgacagcacggagtccgacccggggcttgacctcacaaactgtgagatcatgacctgagccgaaatcaagagttgactgactgaaccacccaggtactccaagagaggccattctttttttttttttttctttttttctttaaatgtttatttttgagagagagagacagagtgcgagcaggggaggggcagagagagagaaggagacccagaatctgaggcagtctccaagctctgcactgtcaacacagagcccgatgcggggcttgaactcataagctgtgagatcataacctgagccggagttggacgcttaaccgactaggccacccaggcgcctctagagaGGACACTCGTGACCCACCACCCCATCTCTCTCATTCTGAGTGCTTCAGAGCTTATGAACGTACCTGCCCGGTTACTGTCGGTATCCCCCGGGCCCCACCCCGTGGCCTCCACAAGGTGAGCTTCTGAAGGCAGGGACATCGCCTGCCCCGGCACCCAGAACGGCGTATGGCACACAGCCAGTGCTTGGCGAGGAAATGACTGAACTCCCTGTCTCCTGCTCCCACTGCTGAAATTCAACAGCGCAGTGCTGCATCTCCTAGGAAGACCGTCAGCTCCAGGACTTACTTGCTTGAGCATCTCCTGCTTGGTCTTGTTCAGCTCCTCATACTTGATCTTCCACTGGCTGAGCTCCCCTTCCAGCTTCTCAATGTTCCTGCTCAGTGCCAGTTTATccctggagagaggaggaggagaggcagacatGGGGGTGAGCTCACTGAGGCCCTCTGCTGAAAGCCCTCACCGGTGGTCTGCACCGGAGGAGTAGTCCGTGTCCAAAGTCCTTGccttggcattcaaggccctggCACCCCACACTGTGGCAGGCACCCTGCTTCTGCACTCCTTTTGGAGGGGTACCCCCAACCCCACGCACAACCGCGATTGCCCGGCTTACGACATGGGGAGGTGACCGAGACTCCAGGGCAGTGGCCATCCTGGGCAAGTGTCTCAGGCTCAACTGCCAAATATGACGTCTGTTCCTGTTTTACGTACTGGGGTTCCCTGTAAGGCTTGGTTTGCACACAGGGTTCGGGAGTTGGAAAAGCTGGAAAATACTGTCCAGTGGGTCTTAGATGGAGGGGGCACTTCCTGTCATCATCCCTGGGTGGGTCTCCTGCGATCCCCACTCTGCACTCTGCTCTGCGCATGCATGAGATGCTGTGAGTAAAGAGCACAAGGCCTggccctggcacacagtaggtgctcaacgaAGAGCTGTGCTTATCATCACTCTTCAGCATGCTGTGCCTCACgactgtccccctccccccaccactctcAGGAAGCCTGACGTGTCCTATGTCTAACATGGGCTTCTCAGAAGAGACAATGCCACCTTCTAGGAGGTATGTCTGATAATCACGCATGATCGGGTCATTTAGTGGGCAGGGACAAGGCGTGCCTACGTCCTGCAGTCAACGCCCAGGACATCTTGTGCACCCAGGAACTGTCCCGCATCCCTGTAACGCGTGCATGTCCTGTTGGACATCCCTGGGTGTGAAAAGGATCTGAGCCTTGAACCTCAGGCTGATTCCCATATAAACAGAAAGTATCTTCGGTATAACGTGGTGTTCCCCAGGAACACAATCGCTGTGTAAATTGAGGGAATGTCGCGCTCTGCTTTGTTCAGAACTCTGCCAAAGGCTGTTCATCTCTCAGGAAATCTGGTCACCAAAGAGACAGCACTTGTGTATTTGAGTTATTAACCCCACACACCTGCACCTGCCGTTTTTGTAGCTGCCCTGGGAGGTGACTTTACCTGACTGAACACACATAAGGCTGCAGGACAGTGGCTGGCTCGGAGTATTTGCTGGTATGGTTATCATCACTATCATTCTTTATAAAGTTACCAGATGCTGACTACATTTGACCCTGAACACCATAGATTTCAACCGCATGGATCAACTTACATGCAcacttttcaataaatacagtacagtactgtaagtatattttcctttccttttcttttttaaaaatgtttgtttattttgagagagagagagagagagagagagagcgagtgcatgtgcccaagcaggggaggggcagagacagagggagagagagaatcccaagcaggccctgcactggcaccccagaggctgacgtggggctcgaactcatgaaccatgaaatcatggcctgagccgaaatcaagagtcagaggcttaaccaactgagccagccaggcgccccttcctttcctattcttaatgttttcttttctctagcttactttattgtaagaatacagcatatgatatgaataacatacaaaatatgtgttaatcaactattcACATTATCAGtaaagcttctggtcaacagtaggctattagctaagtttttggggagtccaATTCTGGGGAgtcagattttcaactgcacggGGGgtggtcagtgcccctaacccccacattgttcaagggtcgacTGCATTTCACTATTTCTTCTAGGGGAGCTGGGCCTGAGCATTTCCATGTCAcgatacatatattttatgatagGCTCCCCTCATGTGtactttaaatttcagttaatgaAACAGGTTGAGTTTCGTCTGTTTTGCTTAAACAGAAATTTacggtctcacggttctggaggctagaagtccaaggtcaaggtgtcagtaggACTCATTCTGTCTGAAGCCCACGAGAGGGAATCTGTGTCCTCGCTTCTGGGAGTTTGTGGGCCACCACTGGGGTTCCGTGATTATAGAAGCACCACACTGACCTCTGTCTTCACACTATCTATGCATTTAATTTCTGGACAGAAAAGGGGGTGTTACAAAATATTCTTTGCAATCAGGCCTGTGCCCTGATCAAGGTCACCGGGAACCTCCCTGTTCTAAATCCACGGGTCAGAACTTAGTCCTCTCCTTACTTGATCAATTCAACTGCTCACTGCCTCCTCTGTGAAACAGGTGCTCCTGGCTTCCCTGTCCCTTCCGGGACTCCCTTCTCCTGTCTCGTCTCCTGCTTAGCTCTTCCTCTGATCTCTAAACTAGGTTGGCTCCAGGGCTCCGTCTCTGACCTCCCTTCACCTGGCTCGTGGCTTTACCAGTATCGCCTATTCACTGCTGACTCTTGAGTTCTTACCTCCAGCCCAGATCCACCTCATGAATTCCAGACTCCTCATGTCCCCAGCTGTCTCCCTGTCATCTCAGACTCAACCAGTCCAAACCTGAATTCCCATAGGCAACCCCTCAACCTCCCTGACTGTCCATGGCACCCTCTCCCTGCCAGGAGAAAAGCTCCGTGAGGCCAGGGATGGGGAGGTTTGGTCGTATTTAGAGCAGTATCCTGACTGCCGAGCACGGGTTTGCCAGAGTAAATGCACGATACATATTATTTAACtaatgaattattaaaataagtcaataaatcaAACCTTGCACTGGGTCCTCCGGTAGAGCACGCCGCTCTAAAGTTCCAAGACTCGGCCCTAAGTAGTGCCATTCACCTGCAGCGAGCCTCACGTTCCACAACACTGACTTTCATTCTGTGATTCTGAGGGTGCCCTGGTGTGGCCGGGTCCACCCCCCGGGGCCCTGCTTCCCTCCTAGGACTCACTCTCGCTCCTTGAGTAGCACCTTCTGGGATTCATCTAGCCGCAGCCGCAGGGCGGTCAACTTGGATGCACCCTCTTCGATGGTGGCTGTGTCTTCCCAGGGCAGCCGGCTGCGCTCCTGGCGGCCTGAGCTGCCCCGTGGGCCCCCGGCCCCCACGCTGCGGGCCTCCCAGCAGCCCTCGGGCTCCTCTGGTCTGCTCTTCAGCAGGCTCTCCACTAGCTCCAATTCCTGTGGGGACCAAGGCGGAGGATGGACCAGTGGCAGCTGAGCCCCGCTCTTGGCCAACCTCCTGGCCTTTCCCAGGCCCGGGGTCTGGGATCAGCTTGTAGGTAACCTTGGGCGAATCACACAGCCTGCCTCTCCATCCCGTAGCCTGCCTCTCCATCcctggagaaggagagacaccCCCTCTTCTGGGCCTCCCCCTTCACTTCCTGGAACTGTGCATTGAGTCAGCCACCAAAGTTCTCTGTATCCGAGAAGATTTTGCAGGAGATGGTGAGCTCCCTGTCATTGGAAGTATGAAAGCATATGGTGGGACACTGGTGTGAATGGAAGCAGAAGCAGGGACACTTATAATGGATAAGAGCTAGCTTCTCTCAAAGGGAATTCCGGCTCGAAGATCCCATTCTTCACGTGCCAACACTAAGGCACCAGGAGATATGTGACATGGTAAAAGAGGCAGTCCCTGTGAGCAGAACCAGCTCCCAGACAGGAAGCACTGAGGGATTATTAACTCAGTGCCAagccctcttcctctcctccagcctcccccTACCCCTTGGCCCCTTCAGCCTGCCCCTGCTACACCCACAGCCTGTCTCTGACCACGAACCTGAGACATCCATGGACTCTTTTCCAGCCTGGCTTCCCTTGTGACCTTCCTAGATGAGTCTAGGCCAACTCCTTCCAGGTCTGGCCCTCCGTTTCCCTATCTGGACTGGGACAGTGGCCCTGGGAACTACCTGGGGAGAGAGGCTCTACTCCTAATGTATCTCAGACTGTCTGGGTGGAGGCCTTGGACGCCACCTGGTCCAAAGTCCTGTTTCACAAACAGGGaaacagggagggaaggggctttTTCTGAGTCTCAGACCCAGACCCTGATCACCACCAGCAGCCCCTTGGCTAGGCTGGAGGAAAAAACCTCAGACTGTAATCCCAAGGTTCCTGCCACTGTACTGCCACATCCGGGGCTGTGACTGGCAACCACAACAAGGACAGGTCAGGAATAGCACCTGAGGCTGGCTGACAGGAGCTGTCATTATCTGCCCCAAAGAAGAGCAATGAATGCCACCTCCGAACACCAGGCcggcctggggaggaagggggtgggggggagggggcttcagccaccagggggcagcagtgCCCACTCTAGCCTGCAGggatggaaggggagggaaagggacagcCAAGAATCTGAGCTGGAAGAGCTGGCCTGTCTGGGGATGGAGCTGGGAGGAATGTGAGTCTGGACTCTGCTCCTACAAGGCCTGCTGGGTCAGGGGATGCTGCCCTCCACACCCACCATTAATGCTCCAGCCAGACTGATTATTACAGTGGGTCCTGGAGTTCACCTGGTTCAACTACCCAATGCCCCAGTCACCAGCTGGCAGACATTGGTACTtaatctctctatgcctcagtgtcctcatccacAAAGCAAACACCTCTTGGGATTGTGAGAATTAACTAGATACGGCACACGCAGAGTTTAGTGCTCTGTGTAGGTGCCCACTGAATGACGGGACCTGTTATTCTCAGCCTCTGGGCTTTTGCATGCCTAGGATGTCTGCCTGCACATTTCACAGCTAATTCCTCCACATCCGTTTAGTCTCAGCTGAAATGGGACCTCTTCCAGGAAAGCTGTGAAGCCCCCTTCCCAAAGCCTGGTTCAGGgaccttctctgtgcccctaTTGCCCTGACAATCTCCCACCCCCTCAGCTTTGATGATGCGGGTTATAGATGTTCACCCCTACCCGCCCCCCATTCAagctgaaaaaatgaatgaattcagctGCGATGCTAATGGACGCCTACCAGGCAACTGTTCGGATCATACTCCTGCCCCAAAGGGACGATTTCATGGTTCTGTTGATTGCTCAGATGTGGGAGTGGAGGGACCACCAGGTCCCAGGCCTCGCCACCCTGGCGATCTGCCTCTCCCGAAGAATGGCCTCTTGAGGCCCTGGGGAGCAGAGGCCAACCCAGGGGGGTGAAACCTCCCAGGGGACCAAGCCCTTCCTTATCCCCCTTTCGGAGTCCCGCAGCGCTCCCTGCCGGACCCCGGTGCCAAGGCCCTGCCCAGGAGCCCACCGCgtccccagccccacagccccacccGCGCGCCGCGCACCTGGCTGCCCTGGGGCACTTCCGACCCGACGTCGCGCACCGGCTCCTGCTCCCGCTCGGGCTCCGGCCCGTCCGGCGTCCTGTCGGCGTTCCCCCGGGCGCCGCGCAGCCGCGCAAGCTCGCGGCCCCGAGCCTCGCACTCGCCCTGCGCCTCCTGGCGCTCGCGCCGCGCGCCCGCCAGCTCCTTGGTGAGAGCGTCCAGGCGCTGGCGCAGCTGGCGCACCTCCTCGCGCGCGCGGTTGCGCTCGGCGCGCACCTTGCTCCACTTCTCGCGCCAGTTGGCGGTGCAGTCGGACCACCAGCGCATCGTCTTCTCCATCTgcgccgcgcgcgcgcgcgcctccTCCAGCTCCCGCAGCCGCAGCTCTTCGCGGCTCTCCCAGTCCCCGTCGGCCAGCAGCGCGGGCGCGGGCGGCAGCGACAGCGCGGGCGGCGGTCCCGGCGAGGGCGTGCCGCTGGGCGGCGTGGGCGGCAGCGAGTCGGCCGGCCCCATGCGCTCCGGCGAGGGGCTGCCCAGGATGGTCAGGAGGCTGCCTT
This genomic interval from Panthera leo isolate Ple1 chromosome E2, P.leo_Ple1_pat1.1, whole genome shotgun sequence contains the following:
- the CCDC102A gene encoding coiled-coil domain-containing protein 102A, producing the protein MSHGPSPRLAESPQLSKGSLLTILGSPSPERMGPADSLPPTPPSGTPSPGPPPALSLPPAPALLADGDWESREELRLRELEEARARAAQMEKTMRWWSDCTANWREKWSKVRAERNRAREEVRQLRQRLDALTKELAGARRERQEAQGECEARGRELARLRGARGNADRTPDGPEPEREQEPVRDVGSEVPQGSQELELVESLLKSRPEEPEGCWEARSVGAGGPRGSSGRQERSRLPWEDTATIEEGASKLTALRLRLDESQKVLLKEREDKLALSRNIEKLEGELSQWKIKYEELNKTKQEMLKQLSILKEAHQDELGRMSEDLEDELGARSSMDRKMAELRGEMERLQAENAAEWGRRERLETEKLGLERENKKLRAQVGDLEEALARRRRQTASALDCDLRASQAALFEKNKELADLKHVHGKLKKQFQEKVAELAHANRRVEQHEAEVKKLRLRVEELKKELAQAEDELDEAHNQARKLQRSLDEQTEQSENLQVQLEHLQSRLRRQQQNAPLFGKIRSARFGTEEAGDGASDLDEDEDLQIQVA